In Anas acuta chromosome 25, bAnaAcu1.1, whole genome shotgun sequence, the genomic stretch agggggaaCTTCACGTTTCCAAGCTCTTCAACCACCCTAACATTGTGCCATACAAAGCAACTTTCATAGCTGACAATGAACTGTGGGTGGTAACATCTTTCATGGCCTATGGTAAGTGGAGGGGGAATACTTTGACTGGCCGTCATATCCTGTTAAGAGGTGTTGCATCTTTGTTGGAGCATCCTTGTTTTTCTGACCACTGAagaggtgttttgtttctttttaggtTCTGCAAAAGATTTGATCTGTACCCATTTTATGGATGGGATGAGTGAATTGGCAATTGCATATATCCTCCAAGGAGTACTGAAAGCACTTGACTACATCCACCATATGGGCTATGTACAtaggtaaaataataataatttttttaaaaaagtcattATGCAATAAACTTACCTCTGTACCCTGAAGACCAGTGTCTGAAGTCACAACAAACCACGTTGTCAGGCAGACATAAGGCTCTGTTCAGGTGCTGTGTAGAGTCTCTGAATTGAGACTTGACAGCAAGGGGAAATTTGTCCTGTTGCTGCAGAAGGTCCCGAGTCCATAACCTCTAGTCCCACACTTCTCCTTGCCACAGAAAGTTTCTTTTGGGAAAATGCAAAGTGAGTGAATCAAGTCCTGTTAGTGCTTGTATGCATAGTTTTGCACAGCATTTGGGATGGCCGTCAGGACTCTCAGCCTCCTAGCATGCTTTTATCATTTCCACAGGTGCTTGCCAGGGCTGATTTTCTCTTCAgtgctgcagtgttttttaatctcttcctaAATCACCGTGTCCATCCTTTTagcatgtttttcctttcctctgatATATCCTGTTGTGAAAGTAAATTTCAAACACAGAATGTCCTAGGTTATTAATGGTCACTACATTTATTGTATGCACTGTAAAAGTTGTTCAGCTCAAGTGTTCCTGCCTTAAATCCTCTGTAGTGCACTTCCGCACTAGCAGGGTTCCCGGGGATGCTGTAAGGAACATAAATCATCCGAGGGCAGAAAACCTgacttcttttgttgttgttcaaggAGTGTGAAAGCCAGCCATATCCTGATTTCCGTAGATGGGAAGGTGTACCTCTCTGGCCTGCGAAGTAATCTGAGTATGATTAACCACGGGCAGCGACTCAAAGTTGTTCATGACTTCCCCAAATACAGCATCAAAGTCCTACCTTGGCTCAGTCCTGAAGTCTTGCAGCAGGtatgttataaaaacaaacaaacaaaaaaaccccacaaaactATGGCTTGTGCTCAGTGATACATAGCATCTCTGTGTAATTTTCTGAGGTTTTAGGGCCTgttctgggagaagaaaaacagccacagTGTTGCTTTTTCTCATGATGAGCATCTTGCTTTATACTTTTTAGCTTAAAACTactaccaccaccaacaaaCCATCCTATATGCAGGTTGTGCCATTTCTGCTCTAATCATTTGGGTTTGTTCTTCTGCATGGCGAGTCGTGAGCATTGCCTGTCCACATTGCAAGtccacaatttttattttccttttcttttagaatCTCCAGGGTTACGATGCAAAGTCTGACATTTACAGCATAGGGATAACAGCCTGCGAGCTGGCAAATGGACACGTACCATTTAAAGACATGCCTTCCACTCAGGTAAGATTTAAAggttcttcctttctctgtttcatcTGAGCATGTGGAAGTGCCttgcagcacagggctgtgaaAACAGAAGGGTGCTGTGCCTCCCTGAATTCCCTTCtcattgctgcttttcctgtagaactgttttgctgctgtatTAAACCTTTGGTGTCCAAACGCTGAGGACATTAAAAATCTACTGAGAAATTTTAACTGTCGTGATTGCATGCATGGGATGTTGATGTCCCTTCGTTTCCAGATGCTGTTGGAAAAGCTGAACGGAACTGTTCCCTGCCTGCTAGACACCACCACTATTCCTGCTGACGAGCTGACCATGAAAACCTCGCGTTCAAGCGCTAACTATGGGCTGGGCGAGAGCATGGCCGTCAGCAACGTGAGAGCAGCCAACGGCGAGTCAGCCCTGCACCCTTACCTGCGGACCTTCTCCGCCTGCTTCCACAACTTCGTAGGGCAGTGCCTCCAGCGGAACCCGGACTTCAGGTAAGGCCAGGccaaagcttttcttcacaGCCATGCCACGAGCACCGTTCTAGGGACTGACTGAACCAGGAGAGCCAGCAAAGGTTGTTTGaagtttttttccaaaactataGCTGGGCAAGGATGTGATCTGCATTGAGAGGAGTATGTAAAGTATGCAGAACAAAAGCAGTGTTAAAAGCAGGTTAAGATATTCTTTAAGAGAGCTGAAGACTTTCGGAGTTCATAGCTCTGCTTTGCAACCTTCTCTGGGGAGTGGAGAGGTCCTGTCCTGTCTTTCTGGTGCTCATCAGACCACTCCACGAGGTGTGAAGAGCAGGGCTAGCTTTCTGCTGCATTAGTGGGTTCAGTCTTCAGACAGTTTGAGTGCCAGAGCTGGTGTGAGGGAGGGGTTGGGACGAGGTTGTGACACTGAACTGCCCACAGAACTACACTTGAGCATCTTGAAAGGACAAAATATCACTGACTAATTTTTCTTGTGTGCTTGTTTTATTCTGACTCCCTTCTACAGGCCCAGTGCAGGCGCTCTCCTTAATCATCCCTTTTTCAAACAGGTAAGGAACTTGTTTAATATGCAGAGAACAGTGGCTTTTTTGTAGCGATTAGCTTGCTGTGTCACTGAAGCTGAGGGTGGGAGTGTGGAGTTGCTTAATGCTTTCAGatcacagaaaaattaagttaGTTTGGTGCCGCTTCGTGATCGTCAGCTTCTCCAGGAAGGAGAATGAGGTGCTTGTTCTCTGGGAGTGAGGTAGCTGTGGAAGCAGCTGCCTgttctgtggggctgcagcttcTCTCGATGCAGGCAGGAGGACAGCACTGCCTGTGTGGGGAGGCATTTCAGCAGCTGAGTTCTCTCCTTTTTGTGCAGATCAAGCGCCGTGCTTCTGAAGCACTCCCTGAACTTCTGCGCCCCGTCACCCCAATCACCAATTTTGAAGGAACGCGGCCCCAGGATCCCAGTGGCATTTTTGGGCTGGTGTCAAACCTGGAGCAGCTAGACGTGGATGACTGGGAGTTCTAGAACAAACAGGGACTATACGTGGTTCTGGAGGAGCTTCCTGGACATTGTAATTTATTGGTCCTGTTCATAAAAGGTGATGAATGTTACATGTAGAAGAGTTTACAGGTCCTTGGGAAGGAACTTCAGCTGCCTGTTTACTTGGAAAGTAGCCTGGAAACAAATGGACAGACCTGAGCTGGAAAAGGCTCAACCCCAAGGAGCTGCGGATATTCCAGTTGGTGCAGGGCCCCAAGCCCCAGTCCTTGCAGCTGAGAACACCAGAGTGGGTTGAGCAGATCTGTTTAGTTATGGTCtctatttctgtttctaaaaatcATTGGCTTCCTTGTATCACAGTCAGAGGCTGCATGTCCCCAtcctcttttgttctttctttttaaggGTGCCTTAGAGttaagaaggggaaggaggcagctctTAGCTTTGGGCGTTTTCTTAGAGCTGGTCAGCTTAGTTACTGCATTGTCACCAGGTAACTTTtgagtgggggaaaaaaaaaagtgtgtggtCTTAGTCACTGTTTTGGGGTGGAAAATGGGAAATAGAGGATGACCTCATTCTGTTTTAGGCACATTCACTGTGTTGAATGTTCCTCTGCAGCACTTTTCCAGGCTGGGAGAGCCCTTGGAGAGACTCCTCACTTGATGCTGAGGACTCTGAACTCCAGGTCAGACAGGGCAGGGCATTCCAGCCTCTCCTCCCGTGGCTGTGTGGGTCGGTGACTGCCGTGTGTGATTCTCTGCAACATACCAGCATTTTTACTCCCTACAGCGTATCTAGTTCAGCCTTCTGTTAGCTGGGCTGGTTTCACAGCATGGAACATTCACACCAGCTTGTTCTCACCGACTTAACTTGGCATAGAGGGGAAGTAATTTGATTTTCATGCAGAATCCTTATTCACAACTCCTCTTTGAACATCACGTACAGAATTAGCTCAAGCCTTCTCTTACCATTGCTGTTCCACCTTCCCTGACCGAATGCCAGGTTAAAAAAAGGCCTCTGCTTGCTTTTCACATGGCTTCCCTCGCTTCATGGCCGTGGCAGCTCTCCCCCATTCCATGGTATTTGTTTTTGGAGGTGTGTTTAAGGCTTTTAGTTTGACCTTTCCAAGGACCGCGAGTGCTGGAGGTCTTTCTACTCTTCACTGAAGCACTGAGAATCCAGTCCTGCAGGGGTGGTTGATGGGAGTAGTGGTGCTGGCAACAGGTCCTTCTTGTGTTTATAAACTGTACTTGAACCCAGATAAAGTTTGTTACTCTAGTTTTTtgccaaaagaaataaaatatttctgaagtttttaagCCTGCTGTTTCTGCAAGGTGGTGGAGTAGATCCCAGCAGTGATGACAAGCTTGCGCTGCAAGCATATGGTCTTCCCAGCTCCTTAAGAGGCTGGATCTTGTACCTCAGCTCATGAAGTCTGCATCTTGGCAAAATCTATCCCTCTCACCCAACCTTGCACAGGAATGGGGTTAGTGGTACttgcagcaagaaaagcagCGTAAAACCTTTGGGGTGGTGTTAGTTCCATGCTTCCTCACAGAGGGATGGTTCCACAGAGGTATTGCCCACCCAAGTCCTAAAGTCTGTGTGACTTGACTTACCTCTTGAATTCCCCCAGGAACCAGGAGGCAAGCAGGAAAGCCAGGAGGAATACACTCCTGTGAGCTGTAATAAACCACACCTACCTGCAGAATCCAGCTTGCTTCCTAATGTGTGAGCATTTCTAGGTTGCTGGATGAACTTATCACAAGCTAATTCTTCTCATTCCTCTCCCTGCTTTCAGCTTACTACACAATTAAAGGTTTACAGACCTGAAGCTCAGGGTAGCGTTTTCTCCTTGTAACTTAGGGATAGTTTTGTGCATCCACAGCTAGCAGCGGGACACAAGCACGATCAGTGCAAAGTTATGAACTAACTGAACGGTCTTCAACCCTTCCCTGAGCCCACTGCTGCACTCAGGCAGGCCATCATGCAGCCCTGCTAGCAGCACGGTGGCAGCAGGCAGAACTCAGCCACACCTCAGCTTACCTCTTGCGCCTTCACAAAGCAGTGAACAAAGTCCCTGGCACCAGTAATGCCAGCATTTTAGTAACAGCAGGTTGGACAAACACGCACAGGCTACAGCTGCTGGTCCCAAGGCAACTGCTGCGACCGGTATTTGTGTCCCCCATAAAAACTTTATTCCGCTAAATACAAAACAGTGCTTTGCTACTGTGGATCCTCTCCGTGGTCTGAATGCTCTGattcctgctcctcctcctccgccttGTGTTTTTCCAATTTTGCCATGAgctctgaaacacaggaagaggCAGGCTGAGACTCCAGATACGGGATAtgtccagcagcacagctgagggCCCAGGACCCGTGAACATCCCTCTCCCCAGGAACCAGGGGAGCTGCCAAAAGTCACTCGCCTACGCAGAGGCTGAGCTAGGAGCTGCCACCCTTCGCTGAGCCCAGGGCATGCGATGCTGCAGTCAGGGCATCACTGACCTGCCAGCGAGAGCCTCAGAccagcctctgctccccagcaccctccccctgccctcacCAGGGTCACCTCCCCAAGCTCCTCATCTGGGCAAGCACAAGATGCTGTTTTTACACCCAGAGCCACCCAGGCCATGACTCGGTGTCTTCAGGCACTAAAGGAAGTTCTGCCTGCAGCCAAAAGCTGCGAGCCCCAGCTTAGGGCCGGGGCAAACACCACGAACATGTATCAGGAACTGGCGCCGTGCAGACGCTCCAGCTGAAAGCCCTTTCCCTCTCACCTTTTGCTGGGTTGAAGACGCCGTTGGTTTGCTTGTCACACACGTAACAGCGCTGGGATTTCCGGTAGTGCTGGAGGGCACAGCTCTCACAGAAGTAGTGCCTACACCTGTAAGGGGAGACAGATGCCACTGCCAGTCCCCAGACACAGCTGCTGTGTCCAGGagataaaaacaattaaatactGAGCCCCGAGGGATGCAGAAGCAAGCTACGTGCAGAGCTTCCTCTGGAGCACTGGCCCATTCCTCCCCTCTactcaggaaatgtgttttagCACTGCTTTACTGACACAGAA encodes the following:
- the STRADA gene encoding STE20-related kinase adapter protein alpha isoform X1 yields the protein MSFLVSKPERLRRWVSEKFIVEGLREFELFGEQPPGDSRRKTNEASSESIASSPKRDTMSNFLPDSSCYELLTIIGRGFEDLMVVNLARYKPSGEYVTVRRVNLEACTNEMVTFLQGELHVSKLFNHPNIVPYKATFIADNELWVVTSFMAYGSAKDLICTHFMDGMSELAIAYILQGVLKALDYIHHMGYVHRSVKASHILISVDGKVYLSGLRSNLSMINHGQRLKVVHDFPKYSIKVLPWLSPEVLQQNLQGYDAKSDIYSIGITACELANGHVPFKDMPSTQMLLEKLNGTVPCLLDTTTIPADELTMKTSRSSANYGLGESMAVSNVRAANGESALHPYLRTFSACFHNFVGQCLQRNPDFRPSAGALLNHPFFKQIKRRASEALPELLRPVTPITNFEGTRPQDPSGIFGLVSNLEQLDVDDWEF
- the STRADA gene encoding STE20-related kinase adapter protein alpha isoform X4 encodes the protein MSNFLPDSSCYELLTIIGRGFEDLMVVNLARYKPSGEYVTVRRVNLEACTNEMVTFLQGELHVSKLFNHPNIVPYKATFIADNELWVVTSFMAYGSAKDLICTHFMDGMSELAIAYILQGVLKALDYIHHMGYVHRSVKASHILISVDGKVYLSGLRSNLSMINHGQRLKVVHDFPKYSIKVLPWLSPEVLQQNLQGYDAKSDIYSIGITACELANGHVPFKDMPSTQMLLEKLNGTVPCLLDTTTIPADELTMKTSRSSANYGLGESMAVSNVRAANGESALHPYLRTFSACFHNFVGQCLQRNPDFRPSAGALLNHPFFKQIKRRASEALPELLRPVTPITNFEGTRPQDPSGIFGLVSNLEQLDVDDWEF
- the STRADA gene encoding STE20-related kinase adapter protein alpha isoform X2 — encoded protein: MSFLRWVSEKFIVEGLREFELFGEQPPGDSRRKTNEASSESIASSPKRDTMSNFLPDSSCYELLTIIGRGFEDLMVVNLARYKPSGEYVTVRRVNLEACTNEMVTFLQGELHVSKLFNHPNIVPYKATFIADNELWVVTSFMAYGSAKDLICTHFMDGMSELAIAYILQGVLKALDYIHHMGYVHRSVKASHILISVDGKVYLSGLRSNLSMINHGQRLKVVHDFPKYSIKVLPWLSPEVLQQNLQGYDAKSDIYSIGITACELANGHVPFKDMPSTQMLLEKLNGTVPCLLDTTTIPADELTMKTSRSSANYGLGESMAVSNVRAANGESALHPYLRTFSACFHNFVGQCLQRNPDFRPSAGALLNHPFFKQIKRRASEALPELLRPVTPITNFEGTRPQDPSGIFGLVSNLEQLDVDDWEF
- the STRADA gene encoding STE20-related kinase adapter protein alpha isoform X3 encodes the protein MKASQELNPQTEPKTNEASSESIASSPKRDTMSNFLPDSSCYELLTIIGRGFEDLMVVNLARYKPSGEYVTVRRVNLEACTNEMVTFLQGELHVSKLFNHPNIVPYKATFIADNELWVVTSFMAYGSAKDLICTHFMDGMSELAIAYILQGVLKALDYIHHMGYVHRSVKASHILISVDGKVYLSGLRSNLSMINHGQRLKVVHDFPKYSIKVLPWLSPEVLQQNLQGYDAKSDIYSIGITACELANGHVPFKDMPSTQMLLEKLNGTVPCLLDTTTIPADELTMKTSRSSANYGLGESMAVSNVRAANGESALHPYLRTFSACFHNFVGQCLQRNPDFRPSAGALLNHPFFKQIKRRASEALPELLRPVTPITNFEGTRPQDPSGIFGLVSNLEQLDVDDWEF